The Agrobacterium vitis region ATGCACAGACAGAGATCCGGCCGGACAGACCAACGCTTCTTCTCTATGGCCATTATGACGTCCAGCCTGCCAGCCTCAAGGACGGGTGGACGACGGATCCATTCAAGCCCGATATTCGCAATGGACGGATCTACGCTCGCGGCGCGACCGACCAGAAGATGAACCTTCTGCTGCCTGTCTTCGCCCTGGAAGAGGCCGACCTTTTCGGACTGCCTTTCAATATCAAGGTCTTTTATGAAGGCCAGGAGGAAATCTTCAGTCCAGGCCTTGAGGCTGCACTCCTAAGATACAAGGACCTGCTGCGGAGCGATGCGGTCTTCAGCACCGATGGCTGGCAATCGAGCGCCGACCTCGGAGACGTCCGCTTGGGCCTGCGCGGCTTCTGCGGGCTGGAGGTCGAGGTTCACGGCGCCAACAAGGACCTTCACTCCGGTTCGTTCGGCGGCGCAGTTCCCAATCCGGCACAGGCCCTGGCGCGCGCCCTCTCTCGCCTGCATGACGACGATGGAATGATCACGGTTCCGGGCTTCATGGACGACGCAACGCCGCTGACGGAGGCGGAGAAGACATTTCTGGTCGCACAACCGTTCGACCGGAAGGCTTGGCTGGCCCTGACGGGACTGGCCGAGGGTGATGCGCCCGATCGACTCGAGCTTCAGACACGGATGGGGCTTCGTCCCACGATGGAGATCAACGCGCTGGAGTCCGGCAACTATCTGGGAGGGTTCCGGACGATCGTGCCTTCATCCGCCCGCGCCCGGATATCCTGCCGGTTGGTCCCGGGGCAGGAGCCCGACATTGTCAGCGGATTGCTTTCGGATTTCATCGATCGCGCCATACCGAAGCGCTTTGCGCGACAGATCAGACCATTGCCGGGCACGTCCCGTCCCTATCGCATCGCAGCGGATGATCCCTTTCAAGGACTGGCGGCGAGAATACTCGCCGATGTCGACGGCCAACCGCCACGGTATTCCTACTCTGGCGGGAGTATTCCGATGCCGGGCGCGATCGCTTCGGTGCTTGGTGTCGGCACTACCATTTTCGGCTTCGGCCTTCCCGACGAAAACATGCACGGCGTCGATGAGTTCTGCAGACTGACGGACATAGAAAGAGGCATGGCCGCCTGGCGGCTCCTCCTCGGCCGTCCATCCACGATGGCGGTTTGACGGCGCTTAATTCCGACGTGAAATAGACAGCTGCCGTGGACCTGCCGCCTCGGACAGCGAAAATGACGGAGAGCTGTGACGAGCGGCGTCTTGTCCGTTTCCAGATGCAGATAGGCGCCTACAAATTGCAGATTGAGGCGGCT contains the following coding sequences:
- a CDS encoding M20/M25/M40 family metallo-hydrolase — encoded protein: MRSIPDGFVADLMALLEIPGVAVWEHGRTDLDRAAAWLGSRLERAGLQARLLDDGISPPFVYAQTEIRPDRPTLLLYGHYDVQPASLKDGWTTDPFKPDIRNGRIYARGATDQKMNLLLPVFALEEADLFGLPFNIKVFYEGQEEIFSPGLEAALLRYKDLLRSDAVFSTDGWQSSADLGDVRLGLRGFCGLEVEVHGANKDLHSGSFGGAVPNPAQALARALSRLHDDDGMITVPGFMDDATPLTEAEKTFLVAQPFDRKAWLALTGLAEGDAPDRLELQTRMGLRPTMEINALESGNYLGGFRTIVPSSARARISCRLVPGQEPDIVSGLLSDFIDRAIPKRFARQIRPLPGTSRPYRIAADDPFQGLAARILADVDGQPPRYSYSGGSIPMPGAIASVLGVGTTIFGFGLPDENMHGVDEFCRLTDIERGMAAWRLLLGRPSTMAV